The following are encoded together in the Juglans microcarpa x Juglans regia isolate MS1-56 chromosome 2D, Jm3101_v1.0, whole genome shotgun sequence genome:
- the LOC121249244 gene encoding uncharacterized protein LOC121249244, translating to MYHRAVQSNAPPSFDGKGEPTLAEDWVQDIEKILRVLTCTEEQKVAYATFKLTGEAKRWWISERTIREAGGTEIVNWPHFKHIFLERFFPSSAREDKAMEFSTLVQGTMTVHQYAARFIELSRFAAYVIPDEEKKARKFEQGLNEKLYERVVGFQIQNFTELVDKATVF from the coding sequence ATGTACCATAGAGCAGTTCAATCGAATGCACCCCCTTCATTTGATGGGAAAGGCGAACCAACCCTAGCTGAAGATTGGGTTCAAGACATTGAAAAGATATTGCGAGTGTTAACCTGCACAGAGGAACAAAAGGTGGCATATGCAACATTCAAACTGACCGGTGaggcaaaaagatggtggatctCAGAAAGAACTATCCGAGAAGCAGGGGGAACAGAAATAGTCAATTGGCCACATTTTAAGCATATTTTTCTTGAACGATTTTTCCCAAGCTCAGCTCGAGAGGATAAGGCAATGGAATTTTCCACGTTGGTGCAGGGAACCATGACGGTGCACCAATATGCAGCTAGGTTCATTGAATTATCCCGTTTTGCTGCGTATGTGATTCCTGACGAAGAAAAGAAGGCGCGTAAATTTGAACAAGGATTAAATGAAAAACTATATGAACGAGTTGTGGGCTTCCAGATTCAGAATTTCACAGAATTGGTAGATAAGGCCACAGTTTTTTAG
- the LOC121249245 gene encoding wall-associated receptor kinase-like 8 gives MVGRLVLWTILSLLSINSFAEAAAKLLAKQSSCKDHCGSIRIPYPFGMEADHCYVDDWFEIICKKDSTLGTPKPFLKRFNQEVLAISILESTVRVSHRITASCSTTTVNQYNKEFENSPFAFSESNNMFVAMGCNNSASMWSLDGRIIFGGCKCPCDRGRFIHGNRSNGTFNCCQTEIPYDLNAFVTTIEPKVSHNIASVNGECNYAFLVDKDWFQKYFTVPNPNISVPVVLKWGIDPTSYSSKLHGPTSSKQYHCHRHDPTLLGNHNFTISTHTCACAHGYKGNPYLPQGCQDIDECAYPELNHCSNSHCENTDRGHRCTDTRMLIIIGISTILGALFLVIGGWFSYKVVQKRRRLKQKETFFQRNGGLLLQQQLSTREAHVENIKLFNSKDLELATNYFSGNRILGEGGQGTVFKGMLADGRIVAIKKSKLMDEEKLQEFINEVVILSRINHRNVVKLLGCCLETEVPLLVYEFIPNGTLSQYLNDQNEEFPLTWDMRLRIATEVAGSLFYLHSTASSPIYHRDIKSANILLDEKLKAKVADFGISRFVAIDQTHLSTQVQGTFGYIDPEYYGSGQFTEKSDVYSFGVVLAELLTREKPISSTRTSKTKSLAIYFITSMEENNLFGILDNRILKEAKKEEIIVVANLVKRCLSMKGKNRPTMKEVAMELELVQMLQKDSIPVQNYEEEEIVRTDKMYDKCDAVNLYLKKKGTDIDVGSSLDPQPLLSS, from the exons atggtGGGGAGATTGGTGCTTTGGACCATTTTGTCGTTGTTGTCAATTAATTCATTTGCAGAAGCAGCAGCGAAATTATTAGCAAAACAATCTTCGTGTAAAGATCATTGTGGGAGTATTCGCATTCCATACCCTTTTGGAATGGAAGCTGATCATTGCTACGTTGACGATtggtttgaaataatttgtaaaaaggACAGTACCCTGGGCACTCCCAAACCTTTCTTGAAGAGGTTCAACCAGGAGGTACTGGCGATTTCAATACTAGAGAGCACCGTTCGCGTCAGCCATCGCATTACTGCGAGTTGTAGTACTACAACAGTGAACCAGTACAATAAGGAGTTTGAAAATAGTCCTTTCGCCTTCTCGGAGAGCAACAACATGTTCGTTGCCATGGGTTGCAACAACTCTGCGTCAATGTGGTCGCTAGATGGGCGCATTATATTTGGTGGGTGCAAGTGTCCTTGTGACAGAGGTAGATTCATACATGGAAATCGTAGCAATGGCACCTTCAATTGCTGCCAAACTGAAATTCCTTACGATCTGAATGCATTCGTCACAACTATAGAGCCCAAAGTTTCCCACAATATTGCTAGTGTTAATGGAGAATGCAACTATGCATTCTTGGTTGACAAAGATTGGTTCCAGAAATATTTCACAGTGCCAAACCCTAATATATCAGTTCCAGTGGTATTGAAATGGGGAATTGATCCAACTTCATACTCTTCGAAATTGCATGGTCCAACCAGCAGCAAGCAGTATCACTGTCATCGACATGATCCTACTTTGTTGGGTAATCACAACTTCACAATATCCACTCATACATGTGCATGTGCTCATGGCTACAAAGGAAATCCCTATCTTCCTCAAGGATGTCAAG ATATTGACGAATGTGCATATCCAGAGCTCAATCATTGTTCGAACTCACACTGTGAAAATACTGATAGGGGTCACCGTTGTACAGACACCAGGATGTTGATAATAATAG GTATTAGCACAATCCTTGGAGCATTATTTCTGGTTATTGGTGGATGGTTTTCATACAAGGTGGTCCAGAAAAGGAGAAGGTTGAAACAAAAGGAGACGTTCTTCCAACGAAATGGTGGACTATTGTTACAGCAACAATTATCTACAAGGGAAGCACatgttgaaaatattaaattgtttaattCAAAAGATTTGGAGCTGGCCACTAACTATTTTAGTGGAAATAGAATACTTGGAGAAGGAGGACAAGGCACCGTCTTTAAAGGCATGTTAGCAGATGGAAGAATCGTtgcaataaaaaaatccaagctGATGGATGAAGAAAAACTCCAAGAATTCATTAATGAAGTTGTCATTCTTTCGCGAATTAATCATAGGAATGTGGTTAAACTACTCGGATGCTGTTTGGAGACAGAAGTTCCACTGcttgtttatgaatttattcctAATGGAACTCTTTCCCAATATCTCAATGATCAAAATGAAGAGTTTCCACTAACATGGGATATGCGTTTACGAATTGCCACAGAAGTTGCAGGATCTCTCTTTTACTTGCACTCAACAGCTTCATCACCTATTTATCATCGGGACATTAAATCTGCAAACATACTCTTAGACGAAAAGCTCAAAGCAAAAGTAGCAGACTTTGGAATTTCAAGATTTGTTGCTATCGATCAAACTCACTTAAGCACTCAAGTACAAGGAACTTTTGGATACATAGACCCTGAATATTATGGATCAGGTCAATTTACAGAAAAAAGtgatgtttatagttttggCGTTGTTCTTGCTGAACTGTTAACAAGAGAAAAGCCAATCTCTTCAACAAGGACATCAAAAACCAAAAGTTTagctatatattttattacttcAATGGAAGAGAATAATTTATTTGGTATCCTTGATAATCGAATCTTGAAGGAGGCTAAGAAAGAAGAGATCATTGTGGTAGCAAACCTTGTAAAAAGGTGCTTGTCCATGAAGGGAAAGAATAGACCGACGATGAAAGAAGTGGCAATGGAGTTGGAGCTAGTTCAGATGTTGCAGAAAGACTCCATTCCTGTTCAAAATTATGAAGAGGAGGAAATTGTCAGAACTGATAAAATGTATGACAAATGCGATGCTGTTAATCTCTACCTAAAAAAGAAAGGTACGGATATTGATGTAGGCTCATCTTTGGACCCCCAACCATTACTCTCTTCCTAA